The Chitinophagales bacterium genome has a segment encoding these proteins:
- the glmS gene encoding glutamine--fructose-6-phosphate transaminase (isomerizing): MCGIVGYIGKKEAYPIVIKGLKRLEYRGYDSAGIALINPNNKLNVYKKKGKVKTLEDFIANQDISGQIGIGHTRWATHGQANDINAHPHINMHGNLAIIHNGIIENYSSLKKELINRGYEFRSETDTEVLAHLIDEIQKNTKVDLAEAVRLALNEVVGAYAILVISSEEPDKIVAAKLSSPMVIGFGTDEFYIASDGSPLVEHTNKVTYLEDGQMAVLHLNGDQEFKTIKDNKQHSPYIDELEMQLEAIEKGGYEHFMLKEINEQAEAVYNSIRGRVDNNKFWVNLGGIIEHENAFKNADRIIIVACGTSWHSALIGEYLIEDLARVNVEVEYASEFRYRNPVINENDIVIAISQSGETADTKAAIELAKSKGALTYGICNVVGSNISRMTDAGSYTHAGPEIGVASTKAFTTQISILTLIALQIAYLKGTITQTKFHEFINELEVLPKKINETLKADKLIQSIAAEYQDVGNFLYLGRGYNFPVALEGALKLKEISYIHAEGYPAAEMKHGPIALIDENMPVVVIAPSSQHYEKVLSNIEEVKTRKGRIIAIVSENDTEMDKLSEHIIRIPETLEPLSPILSVIPLQLLAYYIAVMRGCDVDQPRNLAKSVTVE, encoded by the coding sequence ATGTGCGGAATTGTTGGTTACATTGGAAAAAAAGAAGCGTATCCAATTGTTATTAAAGGATTAAAACGATTAGAATACAGAGGTTATGACAGTGCAGGCATTGCCTTAATTAATCCAAATAATAAGTTAAATGTATATAAGAAAAAAGGCAAAGTAAAAACGCTAGAAGATTTTATTGCCAATCAAGATATTTCTGGACAAATTGGTATTGGACATACAAGATGGGCTACGCATGGTCAAGCTAACGACATCAATGCACATCCACATATAAATATGCATGGCAATTTAGCTATCATTCACAATGGTATCATAGAAAATTATTCGTCACTAAAAAAAGAGTTAATCAATAGAGGATATGAATTTCGTTCAGAAACAGATACTGAAGTTTTGGCTCATCTTATTGATGAAATTCAAAAAAACACAAAAGTAGATTTAGCAGAAGCCGTTCGACTAGCATTAAATGAAGTAGTTGGTGCATATGCCATTTTAGTTATTTCTTCTGAAGAACCAGATAAAATCGTAGCAGCCAAACTAAGTAGCCCAATGGTAATTGGTTTTGGTACCGATGAATTTTATATTGCATCTGATGGTTCACCACTTGTAGAACATACCAATAAGGTTACTTATTTAGAAGATGGACAAATGGCAGTATTGCATCTTAATGGAGATCAAGAATTTAAAACAATAAAAGACAATAAACAACACAGTCCTTATATTGATGAATTAGAAATGCAACTAGAAGCTATTGAAAAAGGTGGCTATGAGCATTTCATGTTAAAAGAGATAAACGAGCAAGCAGAAGCGGTATACAATAGCATTAGAGGTAGAGTAGATAATAATAAGTTTTGGGTAAATCTTGGTGGAATTATAGAACATGAAAATGCTTTTAAAAATGCAGATAGAATAATTATTGTAGCTTGTGGTACTTCATGGCATAGTGCTTTAATTGGAGAATATCTTATAGAAGACTTAGCACGAGTAAATGTAGAAGTAGAATATGCAAGTGAGTTTAGGTATAGAAATCCAGTAATTAATGAAAATGATATAGTAATTGCTATTTCTCAATCAGGAGAAACTGCCGATACCAAAGCAGCGATAGAGTTGGCAAAATCTAAAGGAGCATTAACTTATGGTATTTGTAATGTAGTTGGTTCTAATATTTCTCGAATGACAGATGCTGGTTCATATACGCATGCAGGACCAGAAATTGGTGTAGCGTCTACAAAAGCATTTACCACTCAAATTAGTATACTAACACTTATTGCTTTACAAATTGCTTATTTAAAAGGAACAATTACACAAACTAAGTTCCACGAATTTATTAATGAGTTAGAAGTGTTGCCTAAAAAAATCAACGAAACACTTAAAGCAGATAAACTAATTCAAAGCATTGCGGCAGAATATCAAGATGTTGGCAATTTCTTGTATTTAGGAAGAGGATATAATTTTCCTGTAGCACTAGAAGGAGCTTTAAAACTAAAAGAAATCTCATATATACATGCAGAAGGTTATCCAGCAGCAGAAATGAAACATGGCCCAATTGCTTTAATAGACGAGAATATGCCTGTAGTAGTAATTGCACCAAGTTCGCAACACTACGAAAAGGTATTGTCTAACATAGAAGAAGTAAAAACAAGAAAAGGTAGAATTATTGCTATTGTTTCTGAAAATGATACCGAAATGGATAAACTTTCAGAACATATTATAAGAATACCAGAAACCTTAGAACCGTTGAGTCCAATTTTATCAGTTATTCCATTACAATTATTAGCATATTATATAGCAGTAATGCGTGGCTGTGATGTTGACCAACCAAGAAACTTAGCCAAAAGCGTTACAGTGGAATAA
- a CDS encoding DUF4270 family protein: MKQLIAILLISLLAFSCKKSEDIGANLLPGDDLLNVVSVDTFSLFTKTVSETPFRTDKMNFNFLGYINDAIFGTSNAKLALQINMPSGIPNDSLGPFTIDSVFLYLKYSSVYGDTTTPVNFTVKKLNVKLNEYLPYYSNESSIVGVQTVGSNSNYYFEPAKAVSSGLNDTAGVSSLLKIPLYTSYANEFVSQIGSSDSVLSKLSVFQDRFVGLMVEAANSANIMAKVDLSSSYSRMIIFVKDRNNTTHALSFPTKFAYIVGNSVTTLSNSINLYNHGLSSTINNAVSSSNESDSIVYISGESSVLTEVKFPTVSNFGIKAINKAVLTFNQYQDNSNGNFKLPALLYLYDNNAYNANLLASATLDSTTINGTQIYQYNFNITSLIQRVSVGNSTINKAYISTKFLAGTDPNYNLASNVGYAPNRVILAGSTTSNLTLKPVLKIIYTPIN; encoded by the coding sequence ATGAAACAACTTATAGCTATTTTGTTGATTAGTTTATTGGCATTCAGTTGCAAAAAAAGTGAAGATATTGGAGCCAACTTACTACCTGGAGATGATTTGCTAAATGTAGTTAGCGTAGATACATTCTCGCTATTTACAAAAACAGTTAGCGAAACGCCATTTAGAACAGACAAAATGAATTTCAATTTCTTGGGATATATTAACGATGCTATTTTTGGTACAAGCAATGCTAAATTAGCACTACAAATAAATATGCCATCTGGAATTCCAAACGATTCATTAGGTCCTTTTACCATCGACTCAGTTTTCTTGTATTTAAAATATAGTAGTGTTTATGGCGATACAACTACGCCTGTAAACTTTACGGTAAAGAAGTTAAATGTAAAGCTGAATGAATATTTACCATACTACTCTAACGAAAGCAGTATTGTTGGCGTTCAAACAGTAGGAAGCAATAGCAATTATTATTTTGAACCAGCTAAAGCAGTATCTTCTGGTTTAAATGATACAGCAGGAGTAAGTAGTTTACTTAAGATTCCATTATATACTAGTTATGCTAATGAATTTGTAAGTCAAATAGGAAGCTCAGATAGTGTACTAAGTAAATTAAGTGTTTTTCAAGATAGATTTGTTGGTTTAATGGTTGAAGCAGCGAACTCAGCAAATATTATGGCAAAAGTAGATTTGTCTAGTAGTTATTCTAGAATGATAATTTTTGTAAAAGATCGTAATAATACTACACATGCATTGTCTTTTCCTACAAAATTTGCGTATATAGTAGGTAATTCTGTTACAACACTTTCTAATAGTATTAATTTATATAATCATGGACTTAGTAGTACGATTAATAATGCAGTAAGTTCAAGTAACGAATCAGATTCTATAGTATATATTTCTGGAGAATCTAGTGTACTTACAGAAGTTAAGTTTCCTACAGTTAGCAACTTTGGTATTAAAGCTATTAATAAAGCAGTGCTTACATTTAATCAGTATCAAGATAATAGCAATGGCAACTTTAAATTGCCTGCACTTTTGTATTTGTATGATAATAATGCTTACAATGCAAACTTATTGGCAAGTGCCACTTTAGATTCTACTACTATAAATGGAACTCAAATATATCAATATAATTTTAATATAACATCGTTAATACAGAGAGTTTCTGTAGGTAATTCTACTATAAATAAAGCATATATTTCTACTAAGTTTTTAGCAGGAACAGATCCAAACTACAATTTGGCATCTAATGTTGGATATGCTCCAAATAGAGTCATCTTAGCAGGAAGCACTACGAGTAATTTGACACTTAAACCAGTGTTAAAAATTATTTATACACCGATTAATTAA
- a CDS encoding glycogen/starch synthase codes for MENKRLLYVTQEMDPYLALTEMSSVVSKLAPYANDNGWEVRVLMPRFGVINERRNRLHEVVRLSGINVIIDDYDHPLIIKVASLPGSRIQVYFLDNEDYFKRKFVFNDKDDKFFDDNEDRMLFFAKGLMETVKKFGWAPTVIHCHGWMTSLIPLFLKTQYAKEPILENSKVVYSVYENSFKKKFKKKFLEKVKIGDKVKDKDIALLEDLDNNALNKIGIKYADAIIQGNETLENMAEYKKLKSKKPWLDYQEELNLESNYLEFYNNILS; via the coding sequence ATGGAAAATAAAAGATTATTATATGTAACTCAAGAAATGGATCCATATTTGGCGTTGACAGAAATGTCTAGCGTAGTTAGCAAATTGGCTCCATACGCAAATGACAATGGTTGGGAAGTTAGAGTATTAATGCCAAGATTTGGTGTTATTAATGAAAGAAGAAATAGATTACACGAAGTAGTAAGATTATCTGGAATTAATGTAATTATAGATGATTATGATCATCCTTTAATTATTAAAGTAGCATCGCTTCCTGGTTCTAGAATACAAGTTTACTTTTTAGATAATGAAGATTATTTTAAAAGAAAGTTTGTATTTAATGATAAAGACGATAAATTCTTTGATGACAATGAAGACAGAATGCTTTTCTTTGCCAAAGGTTTAATGGAAACAGTAAAGAAATTTGGTTGGGCTCCAACAGTAATTCACTGTCATGGTTGGATGACCAGTTTAATTCCGCTTTTCTTAAAAACACAATATGCAAAAGAACCTATCTTAGAAAATAGCAAGGTAGTTTATTCTGTTTATGAAAATTCTTTTAAGAAAAAATTCAAGAAAAAGTTTTTAGAGAAAGTAAAAATTGGCGACAAAGTTAAAGACAAAGACATTGCTTTACTAGAAGATTTAGACAATAATGCTTTGAATAAAATTGGCATAAAATATGCTGATGCTATAATACAGGGAAATGAGACACTAGAAAATATGGCAGAATACAAAAAACTAAAAAGCAAAAAACCTTGGTTAGACTACCAAGAAGAGCTAAACTTAGAAAGCAATTATCTAGAATTCTATAATAATATTTTATCTTAA
- a CDS encoding pantoate--beta-alanine ligase, which produces MKWQRYELYVLILLNNFQLVKLKVFSNIKDLQQHLQDLQVHFIKKIGFVPTMGALHDGHLSLISAAKEKSDITVCSIFVNPTQFNDKQDFEKYPINIDADLEMLLDAKCDVVFIPTVEEIYPNGLNVFPEVDLGFLATTLEAAKRPGHYEGVVQVVKRLLEIVQPQLLFLGQKDYQQCMVIQKLIDTFEMPISIQVVATVREDDGLAMSSRNVRLDDTERQLATKLSQTIFDIRDNITTIDFKSYLNNQIEALQQNELIQVDYLMIVNGKTLEPISTYQPDIPITVLIAAFVGKIRLIDNVIVQ; this is translated from the coding sequence TTGAAATGGCAAAGATACGAATTATATGTGTTAATATTGCTTAATAATTTTCAGCTAGTAAAATTGAAAGTATTTAGTAACATAAAAGATTTACAGCAACATCTGCAAGATTTACAAGTACATTTTATTAAAAAAATAGGATTTGTGCCAACAATGGGTGCTTTGCATGATGGTCATTTGTCATTGATTAGTGCTGCAAAGGAAAAATCGGATATTACTGTTTGTAGCATTTTTGTAAATCCAACACAGTTTAATGACAAACAAGATTTTGAAAAATATCCAATCAACATAGATGCTGATTTAGAAATGCTACTTGATGCAAAATGTGATGTAGTATTTATTCCTACTGTAGAAGAAATTTATCCTAATGGACTAAATGTTTTTCCTGAAGTAGACTTAGGTTTCTTAGCAACTACTTTAGAAGCAGCAAAAAGACCTGGACACTACGAAGGTGTTGTTCAAGTAGTAAAACGACTATTGGAAATTGTTCAACCACAACTTTTGTTTTTAGGTCAGAAAGATTATCAGCAATGTATGGTTATTCAAAAACTAATAGATACTTTTGAAATGCCAATAAGCATTCAGGTTGTAGCAACAGTAAGAGAAGATGATGGTTTGGCTATGAGTTCAAGAAATGTTCGACTAGATGATACAGAACGACAATTGGCAACCAAACTATCTCAAACTATTTTTGACATCAGAGATAATATTACTACGATAGATTTTAAATCGTACCTAAATAATCAAATAGAAGCACTACAACAAAATGAATTGATACAAGTAGACTATTTGATGATAGTGAACGGCAAAACTTTAGAACCAATTTCAACATATCAACCAGATATTCCTATTACTGTACTTATCGCTGCGTTTGTAGGTAAAATAAGACTCATTGATAATGTAATAGTTCAATAA
- a CDS encoding cellulase family glycosylhydrolase, with protein sequence MKRLVQFGYLFVVVLFLSQCKKDDSNLRKANSFIEDQSIIQDQYGRQLILHGLNTSSSAKSDIERQPWIIESDVEREANEFGFNFVRYLIFWDAIEPQQDFFDDAYLDKVEEKVNWYTSRGMFVMLDMHQDIYSILFGGDGAPEWALQTNGHPINNNGSGPWWLKNIDPAVIASWTNFWSYTNHKYLQDHYIMAWQKVMERFKNNPFVIGYDLMNEPWGGDLIKIFITGEFEKQ encoded by the coding sequence ATGAAGCGTCTAGTACAATTTGGTTACTTGTTTGTAGTGGTGCTGTTTTTGTCTCAATGTAAAAAAGACGACAGCAATCTTAGAAAAGCCAATTCTTTTATAGAAGACCAAAGTATTATACAAGATCAATACGGAAGACAGCTTATTTTACATGGACTGAATACTTCGAGTTCTGCTAAATCTGACATAGAAAGACAACCTTGGATTATTGAATCTGATGTTGAGCGAGAAGCCAATGAATTTGGTTTTAACTTTGTTCGCTATTTAATTTTTTGGGATGCTATTGAACCACAACAAGATTTTTTTGATGATGCTTATTTAGATAAAGTAGAAGAAAAAGTAAATTGGTACACATCAAGAGGAATGTTCGTAATGCTAGATATGCATCAAGATATTTATTCTATACTATTTGGTGGAGATGGTGCACCAGAATGGGCATTACAAACTAACGGACATCCAATTAATAATAATGGCAGTGGTCCTTGGTGGTTGAAAAATATTGATCCAGCTGTAATTGCAAGTTGGACTAACTTTTGGTCGTATACTAATCATAAATATTTACAAGATCATTATATTATGGCTTGGCAAAAAGTAATGGAACGATTTAAAAACAATCCATTTGTAATTGGCTACGATTTAATGAACGAACCTTGGGGCGGCGATTTAATTAAAATTTTCATTACTGGCGAATTTGAAAAACAGTAA
- a CDS encoding endonuclease/exonuclease/phosphatase family protein yields MKKYIYLLGTLLALNACKKESRPENEGEFTILTYNIAGLPQGFNDDQFPVKHTPLISPLINDYDIVQVQEDFCYHDKLLQGDKHPYRTVTSGCVPFGSGLNTLSNFPILGINRASWSACTGADCLTPKGFTYSKIKLSNDVVIDCYNLHANAGKSDESFEARKVGFVQLMNFINNNSTGNAIIICGDFNSRYTRPQDTLEIFLNNGFEDTWLELVRNDSVPAFGDDLRNCDIGVNNFDCEKLDKIFYKNNDKIQLTPISISLDDARYYDNEGMPLSDHEPVVVKFKFKLIE; encoded by the coding sequence ATGAAAAAATATATTTATTTACTTGGAACTTTACTAGCATTAAATGCCTGTAAAAAAGAGAGCCGACCAGAAAATGAAGGTGAGTTTACTATACTAACTTACAATATTGCTGGTTTGCCTCAAGGATTTAATGATGACCAATTTCCAGTGAAACATACACCATTAATTAGTCCGTTAATTAACGATTATGATATTGTACAAGTACAAGAAGATTTTTGTTATCACGATAAATTACTACAAGGCGACAAGCATCCGTATAGAACTGTAACTTCTGGTTGTGTACCATTTGGTAGTGGTTTAAATACACTGTCTAACTTTCCAATACTAGGAATTAATAGAGCAAGTTGGAGTGCTTGTACTGGTGCTGATTGTTTAACACCAAAAGGTTTTACTTATAGCAAAATAAAATTATCTAATGATGTAGTGATAGACTGCTACAACTTACATGCTAATGCTGGAAAATCTGATGAGTCGTTTGAAGCAAGAAAAGTTGGCTTTGTTCAGCTAATGAATTTCATCAACAATAATTCTACAGGAAATGCCATAATAATTTGTGGTGATTTTAATAGCAGATATACTAGACCACAAGATACTTTGGAAATCTTCCTAAACAATGGTTTTGAAGACACTTGGTTAGAATTGGTAAGAAACGATAGTGTTCCTGCATTTGGTGATGATTTACGAAACTGTGATATTGGTGTAAATAATTTTGATTGTGAGAAGCTAGATAAAATCTTTTATAAAAATAACGACAAAATACAACTAACACCAATTTCTATTTCTTTAGATGATGCTCGATATTACGACAATGAAGGTATGCCATTGTCAGACCACGAACCAGTTGTAGTAAAGTTTAAGTTTAAATTGATAGAGTAG
- a CDS encoding rod shape-determining protein RodA translates to MSQYKKPYDPIDKTVLFCYILLVIIGILSVFATEYTGYNITESFFSMKHTYMKQVLWAGVSALMFITVLGLDRKLLQFLSYPIYGVMMFLLLLVFVIGSVTNGAQSWIDLGFFKLQPSEFAKFATAMALAKYFDNPSIKFRTLKEQLIPFAIIGFPLLMVLAQGDAGSAIVFLAFVFVLNREGLPDGIIYFGLYMILVSVLSLILNKFILMSLIIAFGAFFIYYFRKNKAGSRLFAAIMIGSIIYSFSVNYMFNNVLQKHQRDRINVILGQELSKEAKRGIAYNLNQSKIAIGSGGFFGKGYLNGTQTRYNYVPETNTDFIFSAIGEEWGFIGSIVLIGLYVTMLLQLLRIAERQRTPYGRVYIYSVVAIIFTHVTINLGMTIGLLPVIGIPLPFVSYGGSSLLSFSFMIATCLKLDSEARMVGR, encoded by the coding sequence TTGAGTCAATATAAAAAACCATATGATCCAATAGATAAGACAGTATTGTTTTGTTATATACTTCTTGTTATTATAGGAATTTTGTCTGTATTTGCTACAGAGTATACTGGCTACAACATTACCGAAAGTTTCTTTAGTATGAAACATACTTATATGAAGCAAGTACTTTGGGCTGGTGTTTCTGCTTTAATGTTTATTACTGTTTTAGGTTTAGATAGAAAATTATTACAATTCTTATCTTATCCAATTTATGGTGTAATGATGTTTTTATTGTTGCTAGTATTTGTAATTGGTAGCGTTACAAATGGAGCTCAAAGTTGGATAGATTTAGGTTTCTTTAAATTACAACCTTCTGAGTTTGCTAAGTTTGCAACAGCAATGGCACTAGCAAAATATTTTGATAACCCAAGTATAAAATTCAGAACGCTAAAAGAGCAACTCATTCCTTTTGCTATTATTGGTTTTCCTTTGCTAATGGTTTTAGCACAAGGTGATGCTGGTTCTGCTATAGTGTTTCTTGCCTTTGTTTTTGTATTAAATAGAGAAGGATTGCCAGACGGAATTATTTATTTTGGATTATATATGATTTTAGTTTCAGTATTATCATTAATACTTAATAAATTTATATTAATGTCATTAATCATTGCATTTGGAGCTTTCTTTATTTATTATTTTAGAAAAAATAAAGCTGGTTCTAGATTATTTGCTGCAATTATGATTGGTTCTATCATCTATTCTTTTTCGGTAAATTATATGTTTAATAATGTACTACAAAAACATCAAAGAGATAGAATAAATGTAATACTAGGTCAAGAATTATCTAAAGAAGCAAAGAGAGGCATTGCTTATAATCTCAATCAGTCAAAAATAGCAATTGGTTCTGGTGGATTTTTTGGTAAAGGTTATTTAAATGGAACTCAAACTAGATACAATTATGTACCAGAAACCAACACCGATTTTATCTTTTCTGCCATTGGCGAAGAATGGGGTTTTATTGGTTCAATAGTACTTATAGGTTTATATGTTACGATGTTATTACAATTGCTTAGAATTGCAGAACGACAGCGAACACCATATGGGCGAGTCTATATTTATTCGGTCGTAGCTATAATATTTACACATGTTACTATTAATTTAGGTATGACGATTGGATTATTGCCTGTAATTGGAATTCCATTACCATTTGTAAGTTATGGAGGTTCATCTTTACTCTCATTTTCTTTTATGATTGCTACATGTCTAAAACTAGACAGCGAAGCAAGAATGGTTGGTAGATAA
- the mrdA gene encoding penicillin-binding protein 2, with protein MRQGNDSGLLAKAIIIVAAILVIKLFILQVLSPIYKLKSKDNVIKKIVIHPSRGLILDRDGKVLVYNNAVYDILIQLNITENLDTAKLCQLLNADIDYVKKRLEEISVTTPNKPTPLFKLIDQATYAKFQEYLFMFPSLSVQTRTVRAYPYHGGAAMLGYLSEVNDNDIESSNGYYEMGDYKGKTGLESFYDDRLRGEKGFNFVMVDVKNSYKGKYKDGKDDKKAEAGWDLVTGIDAELQAYGEKLMEGKVGSVVAIEPSTGEILAYISSPGFDPNLLTGRYRQHNFNILFRDEYKPLLNRPIYAQYPPGSTFKAAAALVMLQDGTHPWDWNWFCPGGYRVGNHVVKCHGSHAIPDVQTALQHSCNSYFCKVYNDLIMDSIYASPQVGYQKWWDYMYQFGYGHKLGIDLYGEKSGNLPTVQYYDKIFGKSKWRAASIISNAIGQGEILATPLQIANAMATIANEGYYYTPTVARYLVKDKKAVKPKKEKVSVGINKAYFKYIIDGLEKVVKQGTARIAQIPDIIFCGKTGTAENPHGKDHSVFAGFAPKDNPKIAIAVFVENAGFGATYAAPIASLMVEKYLNDTIAKKRIPLEKKMFNADLIDRKVYYDTIGDPLRAKQVRDSISNKKRIQDSILLQKKKVQDSINNSKNNN; from the coding sequence ATGAGACAAGGCAACGACAGCGGTTTATTAGCAAAAGCAATAATTATTGTTGCAGCAATATTGGTCATAAAACTATTTATACTACAAGTATTAAGTCCTATTTACAAGCTAAAATCTAAAGATAATGTTATAAAAAAAATAGTAATACATCCATCAAGAGGTTTAATTTTAGATAGAGATGGAAAAGTACTAGTATATAATAATGCAGTTTATGATATATTAATTCAACTAAATATTACTGAAAATTTAGACACTGCAAAATTATGCCAATTACTAAATGCAGATATCGACTATGTTAAAAAACGACTAGAAGAAATTTCAGTTACTACACCCAATAAACCTACACCTTTATTTAAGTTGATAGACCAAGCAACATATGCAAAATTCCAAGAGTACTTGTTTATGTTTCCTTCATTGTCTGTTCAAACAAGAACAGTTCGTGCTTATCCATATCATGGTGGTGCAGCAATGCTAGGTTATTTAAGTGAGGTGAATGATAATGACATTGAAAGCTCTAATGGCTACTACGAAATGGGCGACTATAAAGGAAAAACTGGTCTAGAAAGTTTTTATGATGATAGATTGCGTGGTGAAAAAGGATTTAACTTTGTTATGGTTGATGTGAAAAACAGCTACAAAGGGAAATACAAAGATGGTAAAGATGATAAAAAAGCTGAAGCAGGTTGGGATTTAGTTACAGGTATTGATGCAGAACTTCAAGCTTATGGCGAAAAATTAATGGAAGGAAAAGTAGGTTCTGTAGTAGCAATAGAACCTAGTACAGGAGAAATTCTAGCATATATTAGTAGTCCAGGTTTCGATCCAAATTTATTAACAGGCAGATATCGTCAGCATAATTTTAATATATTATTTAGAGATGAGTATAAGCCATTACTCAATCGACCAATTTACGCACAATATCCACCAGGTTCTACATTTAAGGCAGCAGCAGCATTGGTAATGTTGCAAGATGGTACACATCCTTGGGACTGGAATTGGTTTTGTCCAGGAGGTTACAGAGTAGGAAATCATGTGGTAAAATGCCATGGCTCTCACGCAATTCCTGATGTACAAACAGCACTTCAACATTCCTGTAATTCTTACTTTTGTAAAGTATACAACGATTTAATTATGGATTCCATTTATGCTTCACCACAAGTAGGTTATCAAAAATGGTGGGATTATATGTACCAGTTTGGCTATGGTCATAAATTAGGAATTGATTTATATGGTGAAAAATCAGGTAATTTACCAACAGTACAGTACTACGATAAAATTTTTGGAAAAAGCAAATGGAGAGCTGCTAGTATTATTTCAAATGCTATTGGTCAAGGAGAAATTTTAGCAACACCTTTGCAAATTGCCAATGCTATGGCAACTATAGCTAATGAAGGATATTACTACACACCAACTGTTGCAAGGTATTTAGTGAAAGATAAAAAAGCAGTAAAACCTAAGAAAGAAAAAGTAAGCGTAGGTATTAATAAAGCATATTTCAAATATATTATTGATGGATTAGAAAAAGTAGTAAAACAAGGAACTGCAAGAATAGCTCAAATTCCAGATATTATTTTTTGTGGAAAAACTGGTACTGCCGAAAATCCACATGGAAAAGATCACTCTGTTTTTGCTGGTTTTGCACCTAAAGATAATCCTAAAATTGCCATTGCTGTTTTTGTAGAAAATGCAGGATTTGGTGCTACCTATGCTGCTCCAATTGCATCTTTAATGGTAGAAAAATATTTAAATGATACCATTGCTAAGAAAAGAATTCCACTAGAAAAGAAAATGTTTAATGCCGATTTAATTGATAGAAAAGTATATTATGATACTATAGGAGATCCATTGCGAGCAAAACAAGTTAGAGATTCTATCAGTAATAAAAAAAGAATTCAAGATTCTATTTTACTACAAAAAAAGAAAGTTCAAGATTCTATCAATAATTCAAAAAATAACAATTGA
- a CDS encoding rod shape-determining protein MreC — protein sequence MRTIYYLINRFHTLIIFIILEIISLSLIYKSNQYQEVKMLNTANGVAAKFVSLNNAVVQFLNAGKNNKILQQENIELRKQIKHQNIYPIIDSTMPLASEEYVFDYIPAKIIDNSINKQVNYITINKGKKDGIQKGEGVVSSNGVVGIVTNVTNNFALVRSVISTNTPIGIKHQKSNALGSLTWNGVDPFKLQVLELSKTLPVKPNDTIVTTGYSAIFPPDFPVAIVQKVEPDPTSSFFICNVKLTNSINIIGYVYVVVNKQKEELQQLHNIQNNEL from the coding sequence ATGCGAACTATATATTATCTAATAAACCGATTTCATACACTTATAATATTTATTATACTAGAAATAATTAGTTTAAGTTTAATATACAAAAGCAATCAATATCAAGAAGTAAAAATGTTGAATACAGCCAATGGTGTTGCTGCAAAATTTGTTTCGTTAAACAATGCTGTTGTACAATTTTTAAACGCAGGAAAAAATAATAAAATATTACAACAAGAAAATATTGAACTTCGGAAACAAATAAAACACCAAAATATATATCCAATTATAGATTCTACTATGCCTTTGGCTTCAGAAGAATATGTGTTTGACTATATTCCTGCTAAAATAATTGATAATTCTATTAATAAACAAGTTAATTATATTACAATTAACAAAGGAAAAAAAGACGGCATTCAAAAAGGAGAAGGTGTAGTGAGCTCTAATGGTGTAGTAGGTATTGTTACTAATGTTACTAATAATTTTGCCTTGGTGCGTTCTGTAATTAGTACCAATACGCCAATTGGTATTAAACATCAAAAATCAAATGCATTAGGTAGCTTAACTTGGAATGGTGTTGATCCTTTTAAATTACAAGTACTAGAATTAAGTAAAACACTTCCAGTAAAACCAAACGATACTATAGTTACGACAGGTTATTCAGCTATATTTCCACCAGATTTTCCAGTAGCTATTGTTCAAAAAGTAGAACCAGATCCAACATCAAGTTTTTTTATCTGTAATGTAAAACTAACCAACTCCATAAACATAATTGGCTATGTATATGTTGTAGTTAATAAACAAAAAGAAGAGTTACAACAATTACACAATATACAGAACAATGAATTATAA